One stretch of Aquipuribacter sp. SD81 DNA includes these proteins:
- a CDS encoding SDR family oxidoreductase encodes MSVDLRVLVTGVSRSVGIAATVAGDLAARGWRVAGAGWPDHDAEQPWGRGEPAATDALASWRAVDLADPEAPAALVALAVEDLGGLDAVVAVHARSAAGDVMKVEAGELDACFAVNTRASLLLAREALAVGARRVVLFTTGVHQRPMPDEIAYAASKAALQGVTASLATTAAALGATVNCVNPGPVDTGYADDATRGWVAERMPRGRWGTPGDVAPVVAWLLSEDAGWVTGQTLDADGGWGVRP; translated from the coding sequence GTGAGCGTCGACCTGAGGGTCCTCGTCACCGGCGTCAGCCGGTCGGTCGGCATCGCCGCGACGGTCGCCGGTGACCTCGCGGCGCGGGGCTGGCGGGTGGCGGGCGCCGGCTGGCCGGACCACGACGCCGAGCAGCCGTGGGGGAGGGGTGAGCCCGCCGCGACCGACGCGCTGGCGTCGTGGCGGGCGGTCGACCTCGCGGACCCGGAGGCGCCCGCGGCGCTCGTCGCGTTAGCGGTCGAGGACCTCGGCGGCCTGGACGCCGTCGTCGCGGTGCACGCCCGGTCCGCGGCGGGCGACGTCATGAAGGTGGAGGCCGGCGAGCTCGACGCGTGCTTCGCCGTCAACACGCGCGCGTCGCTGCTGCTCGCGCGGGAGGCGCTCGCCGTCGGTGCCCGCCGGGTCGTGCTGTTCACGACGGGGGTGCACCAGCGGCCGATGCCGGACGAGATCGCCTACGCGGCGTCCAAGGCCGCGCTGCAGGGGGTGACCGCCTCGCTCGCCACCACCGCCGCCGCGCTCGGCGCGACCGTCAACTGCGTGAACCCCGGCCCGGTCGACACCGGGTACGCCGACGACGCGACCCGCGGGTGGGTGGCCGAGCGCATGCCCCGCGGGCGCTGGGGCACGCCCGGCGACGTGGCCCCGGTCGTCGCGTGGCTGCTGTCGGAGGACGCGGGGTGGGTGACGGGGCAGACGCTAGACGCCGACGGCGGGTGGGGCGTCCGACCCTGA
- a CDS encoding competence/damage-inducible protein A, producing MGARAAVLVTGTEVLTGRVPDANGPWLAEHLRRLGVDVGTVVTVGDRPDDLATSLRHLLAGHDLVVTTGGLGPTADDLTVEVVADVLGRPLTLDEALEARVGAVVARIVAARGWRTPQAELDAGTRKQALVPEGAHVLEPVGTAPGLVLTPAAGGPPVVVLPGPPTELQQMWPAAEALDVVRRALGLDGAAPALRQETVRLTGPPEAELAGVLREHEERHGPLTEAGLEVTTCLREGDLEVVTRFRDDAAAAYEQLVSAVTARFGDAVYSTDGSRVDDLVAAGLRRRGWTVSTAESCTAGLLAGRLADVPGSSEYLLGGVVSYADEVKRDLLGVPADLLARHGAVSEEVAVAMAEGVRSRLGTTLGVSVTGIAGPGGARPGKPVGLVHVAVAGPDGTDAHRWQLSGGRPHVRARTVVRCLHLLRRAVG from the coding sequence ATGGGTGCTCGCGCGGCCGTCCTCGTCACCGGCACGGAGGTCCTGACCGGTCGGGTGCCCGACGCGAACGGCCCGTGGCTCGCCGAGCACCTGCGCCGGCTCGGCGTCGACGTCGGCACCGTCGTCACCGTCGGGGACCGCCCCGACGACCTCGCCACGTCCCTCCGCCACCTGCTCGCGGGCCACGACCTCGTCGTCACCACCGGCGGGCTCGGACCCACCGCCGACGACCTGACCGTCGAGGTGGTCGCCGACGTGCTCGGCCGCCCGCTCACCCTCGACGAGGCCCTCGAGGCACGTGTCGGCGCCGTCGTCGCCCGCATCGTGGCGGCCCGCGGCTGGCGCACCCCGCAGGCCGAGCTCGACGCCGGCACCCGCAAGCAGGCGCTCGTCCCCGAGGGGGCGCACGTCCTCGAACCCGTCGGCACCGCACCGGGGCTCGTCCTCACCCCCGCCGCCGGTGGTCCGCCCGTCGTCGTGCTGCCCGGCCCGCCGACGGAGCTGCAGCAGATGTGGCCCGCCGCCGAGGCGCTCGACGTCGTCCGGCGTGCTCTCGGCCTCGACGGGGCGGCGCCCGCCCTGCGGCAGGAGACGGTCCGGCTCACGGGGCCGCCCGAGGCCGAGCTCGCGGGCGTGCTGCGGGAGCACGAGGAGCGGCACGGGCCGCTGACCGAGGCCGGCCTGGAGGTGACGACGTGCCTGCGCGAGGGCGACCTCGAGGTCGTCACCCGCTTCCGCGACGACGCGGCAGCGGCCTACGAGCAGCTCGTCTCCGCCGTCACCGCCCGCTTCGGCGACGCCGTGTACAGCACCGACGGCTCCCGGGTCGACGACCTCGTCGCGGCCGGGCTGCGGCGTCGCGGCTGGACGGTGTCGACGGCCGAGTCGTGCACGGCGGGTCTGCTGGCGGGCCGGCTCGCCGACGTGCCCGGGTCCTCGGAGTACCTGCTCGGCGGCGTCGTCTCCTACGCCGACGAGGTCAAGCGGGACCTGCTCGGCGTACCCGCGGACCTCCTCGCCCGCCACGGTGCCGTCAGCGAGGAGGTGGCCGTGGCCATGGCGGAGGGGGTGCGCAGCCGGCTCGGCACGACCCTCGGGGTGTCCGTCACCGGCATCGCCGGTCCGGGAGGCGCCCGGCCCGGCAAGCCGGTCGGCCTCGTCCACGTCGCCGTCGCCGGGCCGGACGGCACCGACGCCCACCGCTGGCAGCTGAGCGGGGGCCGACCGCACGTGCGGGCCCGGACGGTCGTGCGCTGCCTGCACCTGCTGCGCCGCGCGGTCGGCTGA
- a CDS encoding HAD family hydrolase — protein MVDTAIVDVDGTLVDTNYHHAVAWSRALARYDVSVPLWRLHRGVGMGGDVFVPEVAGEDVERRHGDDLREAWSEEFDQVIDEIRPLDGAAELLRSLKDRGFRLVLASSGARKHVEHFLDLVDGRDVADAWTTSEDAETSKPAPDLVQNALAKVEGRSAAMIGDSVYDVMAAGHLDVPTLALLTGGFSAAELRETGAQAVFESPRDLHDHLDETVLARPS, from the coding sequence ATGGTGGACACCGCGATCGTCGACGTCGACGGCACCCTCGTCGACACCAACTACCACCACGCCGTCGCCTGGTCCCGGGCGCTCGCGCGCTACGACGTGAGCGTGCCCCTGTGGCGGCTGCACCGCGGCGTCGGCATGGGCGGCGACGTGTTCGTGCCCGAGGTCGCGGGCGAGGACGTCGAGCGCCGGCACGGCGACGACCTGCGCGAGGCGTGGAGCGAGGAGTTCGACCAGGTCATCGACGAGATCCGGCCGCTGGACGGCGCCGCCGAGCTGCTGCGGTCGCTCAAGGACCGTGGCTTCCGGCTCGTGCTCGCGAGCTCCGGCGCCCGCAAGCACGTGGAGCACTTCCTCGACCTCGTCGACGGCCGGGACGTGGCCGACGCGTGGACCACGTCGGAGGACGCCGAGACCAGCAAGCCCGCCCCGGACCTCGTGCAGAACGCGCTGGCGAAGGTCGAGGGCCGCTCCGCCGCGATGATCGGCGACTCCGTCTACGACGTCATGGCCGCCGGTCACCTCGACGTGCCGACCCTCGCCCTGCTCACCGGCGGGTTCTCGGCCGCCGAGCTCCGGGAGACCGGGGCGCAGGCGGTCTTCGAGTCCCCGCGCGACCTGCACGACCACCTCGACGAGACCGTCCTCGCCCGCCCCTCGTAG
- a CDS encoding SAM-dependent methyltransferase: MTTADHDRRGSTNRGGLVPPEAAAACWTRATSGWGDGDVTAGLSPRLRAVVDALPLRPGLRVLEVGGAPGAAARAVAQRVAPDGHVLVVDRSATGVAATLRACASEVAAGLLSARCCAAADLQPAPGEAPYDLAFACRVVAFDGRHPHLLDASVAGVRRLLVTDGRLLVDTGSPLRVLWPPDDGVAV, from the coding sequence ATGACCACAGCCGACCACGACCGTCGCGGGTCCACCAACCGCGGCGGCCTGGTGCCCCCGGAGGCGGCAGCGGCATGCTGGACCCGTGCGACGTCGGGCTGGGGTGACGGCGACGTGACCGCCGGCCTGTCACCGCGCCTGCGGGCCGTCGTCGACGCGCTGCCGCTGCGGCCGGGCCTACGCGTGCTCGAGGTGGGCGGGGCGCCCGGCGCCGCGGCGCGCGCGGTCGCGCAGCGGGTCGCGCCCGACGGCCACGTGCTGGTCGTCGACCGCTCGGCGACCGGCGTCGCCGCGACCCTGCGCGCGTGCGCCTCGGAGGTGGCCGCGGGCCTGCTGTCCGCGCGGTGCTGCGCCGCCGCGGACCTGCAGCCGGCGCCGGGGGAGGCGCCGTACGACCTGGCCTTCGCCTGCCGGGTGGTTGCGTTCGACGGGCGGCACCCGCACCTGCTGGACGCGTCGGTCGCGGGGGTGCGCCGCCTCCTGGTGACCGACGGGCGGCTCCTCGTCGACACGGGGTCGCCCCTGCGGGTGTTGTGGCCGCCGGACGACGGGGTAGCGGTGTGA
- a CDS encoding putative immunity protein, producing MILPSVRDPRLVTLRRGGTLTDADHHLLALWAAECAEHVLPLFEAVRPDDRRPRTAIEHARAWAGGAVTMTASRAAGGHAMGAARDLRGAARHAAYAAGQAAVVAHVAEHDLGAAAYAIKAVRAAAGDGAEGVAAGRRECRWQRERLPDEVRALVLEDQQRRNDICWSVFDG from the coding sequence GTGATCCTCCCGTCGGTGCGCGACCCGCGGCTGGTGACCCTCCGACGTGGCGGCACCCTCACCGACGCCGACCACCACCTCCTCGCGCTCTGGGCGGCCGAGTGCGCCGAGCACGTGCTCCCGCTGTTCGAGGCGGTCCGTCCCGACGACCGGCGGCCGCGGACCGCGATCGAGCACGCACGTGCCTGGGCCGGGGGAGCGGTGACGATGACGGCCTCGCGCGCGGCGGGCGGGCACGCGATGGGCGCGGCGCGCGACCTGCGCGGGGCGGCCCGCCACGCGGCGTACGCCGCCGGGCAGGCGGCGGTCGTCGCCCACGTCGCCGAGCACGACCTCGGCGCCGCCGCGTACGCCATCAAGGCGGTGCGGGCGGCGGCCGGCGACGGGGCCGAGGGGGTGGCAGCCGGCCGTCGCGAGTGCCGCTGGCAGCGTGAGCGGCTCCCGGACGAGGTCCGCGCTCTGGTGCTCGAGGACCAGCAGCGGCGCAACGACATCTGCTGGTCGGTGTTCGACGGCTGA
- a CDS encoding alpha/beta fold hydrolase has protein sequence MSGTQKVLFVQGAGAATYDEWDARVADLRARLGDGWDVVFPRMPDADDPRHRTWAPAVREELTACGDDVVAVGHSFGGTVLAGVLAEPSAPPVRLLVLVAAPYVGEGGWPAWDADLPADAPRGLPRDLPVLVVHGDADEVVEPEHADRYAAAVPHAVVHVLPGRDHALSDDVSELAELVLSHVGAAATGRRA, from the coding sequence GTGAGTGGGACGCAGAAGGTGCTGTTCGTGCAGGGTGCCGGGGCGGCGACGTACGACGAGTGGGACGCGCGCGTGGCCGACCTGCGGGCACGCCTCGGCGACGGCTGGGACGTGGTCTTCCCGCGGATGCCGGACGCGGACGACCCGCGCCACCGCACGTGGGCCCCGGCCGTCCGCGAGGAGCTCACGGCCTGCGGCGACGACGTGGTCGCAGTGGGGCACTCCTTCGGCGGGACGGTGCTCGCCGGTGTGCTCGCCGAGCCGTCGGCGCCACCGGTGCGGCTGCTCGTGCTCGTTGCTGCGCCCTACGTCGGTGAGGGCGGCTGGCCCGCCTGGGACGCCGACCTGCCCGCCGACGCGCCACGCGGCCTGCCGCGCGACCTGCCGGTGCTGGTCGTGCACGGGGACGCCGACGAGGTGGTCGAGCCGGAGCACGCCGACCGCTACGCCGCCGCGGTCCCGCACGCGGTGGTGCACGTGCTGCCGGGCCGCGACCACGCGCTGTCGGACGACGTCTCCGAGCTGGCGGAGCTCGTCCTCAGCCACGTCGGTGCCGCCGCCACAGGGCGCAGGGCGTGA
- a CDS encoding DUF2695 domain-containing protein, whose amino-acid sequence MSADAVVLEAESVLRRAADRLTSPQPGQCLACFVASALEQYGCDGTLRFCLRYRDVVAPRAVALVGRLDRVGAFCDCELFLNGYELPDEDTDRPAYCLAVRKGSVTPCALWRRHRRG is encoded by the coding sequence ATGAGCGCAGACGCCGTCGTCCTGGAGGCAGAGAGCGTGCTGCGGCGCGCCGCGGACCGCCTCACGAGCCCGCAGCCCGGTCAGTGCCTCGCCTGCTTCGTCGCGTCGGCGCTCGAGCAGTACGGCTGCGACGGCACCCTGCGCTTCTGTCTGCGCTACCGCGACGTGGTCGCGCCGCGGGCGGTCGCGCTCGTCGGCCGCCTGGACCGTGTGGGCGCGTTCTGCGACTGCGAGCTGTTCCTCAACGGCTACGAGCTGCCGGACGAGGACACCGACCGCCCCGCGTACTGCCTCGCGGTGCGGAAGGGCTCCGTCACGCCCTGCGCCCTGTGGCGGCGGCACCGACGTGGCTGA
- a CDS encoding SDR family NAD(P)-dependent oxidoreductase — translation MGITSRFDATSTAAEVAAGTDLSGTTAVVTGGSSGIGVETARALAGAGAAVTLAVRDTAAGDRTAEDIAATTGAAVRVAALDLADPASVEAFVAAWEGPLHLLVANAGVMTPPLTRTADGWELQLAVNHLGHFALATGLHGALAADGAARVVVVSSSGHASSPVLFDDPSFERRPYDPGVAYGQSKTANVLFAVEATRRWVGDGITANAVMPGGIFTNLQRHWDPQVREGMKEQFASVSKTPEQGAATSVWAATSPDLAGVGGLYLEDCHEAEVVDAVTDGLHGVVPHALDPDAARRLWELSEEMLAGSRARRGV, via the coding sequence ATGGGCATCACCTCGCGCTTCGACGCCACGTCCACCGCGGCCGAGGTCGCGGCCGGGACCGACCTGTCCGGCACGACGGCCGTGGTCACCGGGGGCTCCTCGGGCATCGGCGTGGAGACCGCCCGCGCCCTGGCCGGCGCCGGCGCCGCGGTCACCCTGGCCGTGCGGGACACCGCCGCCGGGGACCGCACGGCCGAGGACATCGCCGCCACGACGGGCGCAGCAGTCCGGGTGGCCGCGCTCGACCTGGCCGACCCCGCCTCGGTGGAGGCCTTCGTCGCCGCCTGGGAGGGCCCGCTGCACCTGCTGGTGGCCAACGCCGGGGTGATGACCCCGCCGCTGACGCGCACCGCCGACGGGTGGGAGCTGCAGCTGGCCGTCAACCACCTGGGCCACTTCGCCCTCGCCACCGGCCTGCACGGCGCCCTGGCCGCCGACGGGGCCGCGCGCGTCGTCGTGGTCTCCTCCAGCGGGCACGCCTCCTCCCCCGTCCTGTTCGACGACCCCTCGTTCGAGCGGCGGCCCTACGACCCGGGCGTGGCCTACGGGCAGTCCAAGACCGCCAACGTCCTCTTCGCGGTGGAGGCCACCCGGCGCTGGGTCGGCGACGGCATCACCGCCAACGCGGTGATGCCCGGGGGGATCTTCACCAACCTCCAGCGCCACTGGGACCCGCAGGTGCGGGAGGGGATGAAGGAGCAGTTCGCGTCCGTGTCCAAGACCCCGGAGCAGGGCGCGGCGACCTCCGTGTGGGCGGCCACCTCACCCGACCTGGCCGGGGTGGGCGGTCTCTACCTCGAGGACTGCCACGAGGCCGAGGTGGTGGACGCGGTCACCGACGGCCTCCACGGTGTGGTGCCCCACGCCCTCGACCCCGACGCCGCCCGGCGGCTCTGGGAGCTGTCGGAGGAGATGCTGGCCGGCTCCCGGGCCCGTCGCGGCGTCTGA